One part of the Rhodococcus oxybenzonivorans genome encodes these proteins:
- a CDS encoding DUF1992 domain-containing protein, with translation MTERKPPEVSFESWIDKQIRLAQERGDFDNLPGAGKPIPLSGDVDDELWWVKGYLRRENLPFDALLPTPLQLRKQIERLPETVRGIPSEDAVREIVHQLNLEIVAWLRAPSGPRVPVSPVDADEVVSQWRMDRRVVPTPPPSLLPSAEDQPSAENQPPTPRPRRWWRRGW, from the coding sequence ATGACCGAGCGCAAACCTCCCGAGGTGAGCTTCGAGAGCTGGATCGACAAGCAGATCCGGCTGGCGCAGGAGCGCGGCGACTTCGACAACCTTCCCGGAGCAGGTAAACCGATACCACTGTCCGGCGACGTCGATGACGAGTTGTGGTGGGTCAAAGGCTATCTGCGGCGCGAGAACTTGCCCTTCGACGCATTGCTGCCCACGCCACTGCAGCTGCGCAAGCAGATAGAGCGGCTCCCCGAGACGGTCCGCGGAATACCGTCGGAGGACGCGGTGCGCGAGATCGTGCATCAGCTCAACCTCGAGATCGTGGCCTGGTTGCGCGCGCCGTCCGGGCCGCGAGTGCCGGTCAGCCCCGTCGACGCGGACGAGGTGGTGTCGCAGTGGCGAATGGACCGCCGAGTGGTGCCCACGCCCCCGCCATCGCTTCTGCCGTCCGCAGAGGACCAGCCGTCCGCAGAGAACCAGCCGCCGACGCCGCGACCGCGGCGGTGGTGGCGTCGGGGATGGTGA
- a CDS encoding VTT domain-containing protein, with protein sequence MPGFLDPVNLLNSFGTWVLVGLLLVVFIESGLLFPLLPGDSLLFTAGLIAASKSAEIEPFAPIGVLLILIPIAAILGDQVGFFIGSKGGTALFKSNDARFFKKKYIDESHAFFEKHGPITIILARFVPIVRTFAPVVAGASRMKYSLFLTYNVVGGILWGAGVTLLGYLLGQIEFIRDNVDIIFLLIVFVSVLPIIIEVGKRVLKARRGETPAPEAARPVSTPTDPS encoded by the coding sequence ATGCCGGGGTTCCTCGACCCGGTGAACCTCCTCAACTCCTTCGGCACCTGGGTGCTCGTCGGACTTCTCCTGGTCGTCTTCATCGAGTCGGGATTGCTGTTCCCGCTCCTTCCCGGCGACTCCCTCCTCTTCACCGCGGGCCTCATCGCGGCGTCGAAGTCGGCCGAGATCGAGCCGTTCGCTCCCATCGGCGTCCTGCTGATCCTGATCCCGATTGCCGCGATTCTCGGCGACCAGGTGGGCTTCTTCATCGGTAGCAAGGGCGGAACGGCGCTCTTCAAGAGCAACGACGCCCGGTTCTTCAAGAAGAAGTACATCGACGAGTCGCACGCGTTCTTCGAGAAGCACGGCCCGATCACAATCATCCTGGCCCGCTTCGTGCCGATCGTCCGCACGTTCGCACCGGTGGTCGCGGGCGCATCGCGCATGAAGTATTCGCTGTTCCTGACGTACAACGTGGTGGGCGGCATCCTCTGGGGCGCCGGCGTCACGCTGCTCGGATACCTGCTCGGTCAGATCGAGTTCATCCGTGACAACGTCGACATCATCTTCTTGTTGATCGTGTTCGTGTCGGTGCTCCCGATCATCATCGAGGTCGGCAAGCGTGTTCTCAAGGCCCGCCGGGGAGAGACGCCTGCTCCCGAGGCCGCGCGGCCCGTCTCCACCCCCACCGATCCCTCCTGA
- a CDS encoding ScbR family autoregulator-binding transcription factor, which translates to MAVQARAAATRHQVLEGAALSFEKLGYGGASLSRILAYSNVTKGALYFHFESKEALAWAVIKEQHAMSMLAAQRVLATAQSPMEAIVLCAKEMARQLLTEPIVRAGVRLTLELGNSRGPATDPYIDWTDTLVALAAKATAAGELRATVDSAALARFLVSSFTGMQLVSEALSGRADLYERLADMWALLLPSIAAPDMLPRLLELAAARDDLAS; encoded by the coding sequence ATGGCAGTACAAGCACGCGCGGCAGCCACCCGCCATCAGGTCCTGGAAGGCGCCGCGCTCAGCTTCGAAAAGCTCGGCTACGGCGGCGCCAGCCTGAGCCGGATACTTGCGTACTCCAATGTCACGAAGGGTGCCTTGTACTTCCATTTCGAGTCCAAGGAAGCCCTCGCCTGGGCGGTGATCAAGGAGCAGCACGCCATGTCGATGCTGGCGGCGCAGCGAGTGCTCGCCACGGCACAGTCCCCGATGGAGGCTATCGTCCTGTGCGCCAAGGAAATGGCGCGGCAGCTACTGACCGAACCGATCGTCCGGGCGGGGGTCCGTCTCACCCTCGAGCTCGGCAATTCTCGCGGACCGGCCACCGATCCCTACATCGACTGGACCGACACGCTCGTGGCACTGGCCGCCAAGGCGACGGCAGCAGGTGAACTTCGGGCGACCGTCGATTCCGCGGCTCTTGCCCGCTTCCTGGTGAGTTCCTTCACCGGGATGCAACTCGTGTCCGAGGCGCTGAGTGGTCGAGCCGACCTGTACGAACGCCTCGCCGACATGTGGGCGCTGCTGCTCCCCTCGATCGCCGCCCCCGACATGTTGCCCCGCTTACTCGAGCTTGCCGCCGCACGTGACGACCTCGCCTCCTGA
- a CDS encoding DUF6186 family protein has product MTVTIIWLMLIGTGIGIELYSRRTGGRWSSLAGVVSALWTRLPGRLLLVGLWAFAGWHVFARYTLP; this is encoded by the coding sequence ATGACAGTCACGATCATCTGGCTGATGTTGATCGGCACCGGCATCGGCATCGAGTTGTACAGCCGCCGGACCGGCGGACGGTGGTCGAGCCTTGCGGGCGTCGTCTCCGCGCTGTGGACCCGGCTGCCCGGGCGACTACTTCTCGTCGGCCTCTGGGCCTTCGCTGGGTGGCACGTGTTCGCCCGGTACACCCTGCCCTGA
- a CDS encoding DUF6636 domain-containing protein, whose amino-acid sequence MAWRRVSLVGLSIGAALTLAACGGSSEAVAPPTTTTTTAAPVTTTTTTVPPVTTTTTTIAPTTTTEAPTTTLVDVPYEHNESYFFTSPDGAFQCGIIKLPSRTEAGCQGSTSPVPPRPADCMVDWGHGIRVENEGEGAFMCAGGLVYTSGDAEPDPVLPAGSKLTELGYSCNTTATAVTCVNDETSHGFTVSPDSNETF is encoded by the coding sequence ATGGCGTGGCGTCGGGTGTCGTTGGTAGGTTTGAGCATTGGTGCTGCTCTGACGCTCGCAGCATGTGGGGGTTCGTCCGAGGCGGTGGCTCCGCCGACGACCACCACCACCACCGCAGCGCCTGTGACTACTACCACCACCACGGTTCCGCCTGTCACGACCACCACGACCACGATCGCGCCGACCACGACGACGGAAGCTCCGACCACCACCCTCGTCGACGTTCCGTACGAGCACAACGAGTCGTACTTCTTCACCTCCCCGGACGGCGCATTCCAGTGCGGCATCATCAAGCTGCCGAGTCGCACGGAGGCGGGATGCCAGGGATCGACCAGTCCGGTCCCGCCGCGGCCGGCAGACTGCATGGTCGACTGGGGCCACGGCATTCGCGTCGAGAACGAGGGTGAGGGAGCGTTCATGTGTGCCGGCGGCCTCGTGTACACCTCGGGCGATGCCGAACCTGACCCGGTGTTGCCTGCCGGATCCAAGCTCACCGAACTCGGTTACTCCTGCAACACCACAGCGACCGCTGTCACGTGTGTCAACGACGAGACGTCCCACGGATTCACGGTCTCACCCGACTCCAACGAGACGTTCTGA
- the fbaA gene encoding class II fructose-bisphosphate aldolase gives MPIATPEVYAEMLGRAKEHSFAFPAINCTSSETINAAIKGFADAGSDGIIQFSTGGAEFGSGLGVKDMVTGAVALAEFAHVIAAKYDVTIALHTDHCPKDKLDGFVRPLLEISQQRVSAGRNPLFQSHMWDGSAVPIDENLEIAKELLAISKAANIILEVEIGVVGGEEDGVEAEINDKLYTSPEDFEKTIDALGTGENGKYLLAATFGNVHGVYKPGNVKLRPEVLETGQKVAVAKLGLRDGAKPFDFVFHGGSGSLKSEIEEALSYGVVKMNVDTDTQYAFTRPIVGHMFSNYDGVLKVDGEVGNKKVYDPRSYLKKAEAGMTARVIEACNDLKSAGRSVSG, from the coding sequence GTGCCAATCGCGACTCCCGAGGTCTACGCCGAGATGCTTGGTCGAGCCAAGGAGCACTCCTTTGCCTTCCCAGCCATCAACTGCACTTCGTCCGAAACCATCAACGCCGCAATCAAGGGATTCGCGGATGCGGGCAGTGACGGCATCATCCAGTTCTCGACCGGTGGCGCGGAGTTCGGTTCAGGTCTGGGCGTCAAGGACATGGTGACCGGTGCTGTCGCGCTCGCCGAGTTCGCACACGTGATCGCCGCGAAGTACGACGTCACGATCGCCCTCCACACGGACCACTGCCCCAAGGACAAGCTGGACGGTTTCGTCCGGCCGCTGCTCGAAATCTCTCAGCAGCGCGTCAGCGCCGGCCGCAACCCGCTCTTCCAGTCCCACATGTGGGACGGCTCGGCCGTTCCGATCGACGAGAACCTCGAGATCGCCAAGGAACTCCTCGCTATCTCCAAGGCCGCGAATATCATCCTCGAGGTCGAAATCGGCGTCGTCGGTGGTGAAGAGGACGGTGTGGAAGCCGAGATCAACGACAAGCTGTACACCAGCCCCGAGGACTTCGAGAAGACCATCGACGCTCTGGGCACCGGCGAGAACGGCAAGTACCTGCTGGCAGCGACCTTCGGCAACGTGCACGGCGTCTACAAGCCGGGCAACGTGAAGCTGCGTCCCGAGGTGCTCGAGACCGGCCAGAAGGTCGCCGTCGCGAAGCTCGGCCTGCGGGACGGCGCCAAGCCGTTCGACTTCGTCTTCCACGGCGGGTCGGGTTCCCTGAAGTCGGAAATCGAGGAGGCGCTGAGCTACGGCGTCGTCAAGATGAATGTCGACACCGACACCCAGTACGCCTTCACCCGTCCGATCGTCGGCCACATGTTCAGCAACTACGACGGTGTGCTGAAGGTCGACGGCGAGGTGGGCAACAAGAAGGTCTACGACCCGCGCAGCTACCTGAAGAAGGCCGAGGCCGGGATGACCGCCCGTGTCATCGAGGCCTGCAACGACCTCAAGTCCGCGGGACGCTCGGTCTCGGGATAG
- a CDS encoding transcriptional regulator, with translation MQDPKKDEPTEKPTTDTPATETARPVTADTDKARPVTAGTDKAAAGTPAPDAKKPADNTPSATPSAKTPESAQSSPDSAASEAVTKAIPTQKRPQEQRPPEKPDAATVKMHPKSPPQAVKGANGQGKKEPGKADPADTETVAIPVTKSPVPQTPPPPRPAQAQQPGRPQPAAPPRPAASAQQPPATRPTPPPASPPPTPKAAPQRVLPTQPSAPQRVRPAAPAARKHGKAWLMAAIAAGVLVIAAIAVAGVVVYNNNRAENSPEAQVQGTIDTFVAALTQGDLATLRTSTCGGLAEYYQGISDQDFAEVHQVAITQQNIPVVGEVDAVQITGDTAIAQVKAHTAANPNEQSWRTFDLEKVDGTWKVCDPR, from the coding sequence GTGCAGGACCCGAAGAAAGACGAACCGACCGAGAAGCCGACTACGGATACACCGGCGACCGAGACCGCCCGGCCGGTCACCGCCGACACCGACAAGGCACGGCCGGTCACCGCCGGTACCGACAAGGCCGCCGCCGGGACCCCGGCACCCGACGCGAAGAAGCCGGCCGACAACACGCCGTCCGCCACACCCTCTGCGAAGACTCCCGAGTCGGCACAGTCCTCCCCCGACAGCGCCGCGTCCGAGGCGGTGACGAAGGCGATCCCGACGCAGAAGCGTCCACAGGAGCAGCGTCCGCCGGAAAAACCTGATGCGGCCACGGTGAAGATGCACCCGAAATCCCCGCCGCAGGCTGTGAAGGGTGCGAACGGGCAGGGGAAGAAGGAACCCGGCAAGGCGGATCCCGCCGACACCGAGACCGTCGCCATCCCGGTCACGAAGTCCCCCGTACCGCAGACGCCGCCGCCGCCCCGCCCCGCACAGGCCCAGCAGCCCGGTCGTCCCCAGCCGGCGGCCCCGCCCCGACCAGCGGCATCCGCCCAGCAGCCACCGGCGACGCGTCCGACTCCGCCGCCCGCTTCTCCGCCACCCACGCCCAAAGCGGCGCCCCAGCGAGTGCTCCCGACCCAGCCGAGCGCCCCGCAGCGGGTCCGGCCCGCAGCGCCCGCGGCCAGGAAGCATGGCAAGGCCTGGCTCATGGCGGCGATCGCCGCAGGCGTCCTCGTGATCGCCGCCATTGCCGTTGCCGGTGTGGTGGTCTACAACAACAATCGGGCCGAGAACTCACCCGAGGCGCAGGTACAGGGCACCATCGATACATTCGTGGCGGCGCTCACCCAGGGCGATCTCGCGACCCTGCGCACCAGCACCTGTGGCGGTCTCGCCGAGTACTACCAGGGCATCTCGGATCAGGACTTCGCCGAGGTCCATCAGGTCGCGATCACTCAACAGAACATTCCGGTGGTCGGCGAGGTCGACGCCGTCCAGATCACCGGCGACACCGCCATCGCCCAGGTGAAGGCGCATACCGCCGCCAACCCGAACGAGCAGTCGTGGCGCACGTTCGACCTGGAAAAGGTCGACGGCACCTGGAAGGTCTGCGACCCCCGATAA
- a CDS encoding TrmH family RNA methyltransferase: MIGAEVGSLPVLAESGEPGPTEWGENTHGVGPWTEEHDVPVPTDPRYDPELLAGGDRRNVVDAYRYWTREAIVADIDSRRHPLHVAIENFGHDANIGTVVRTANAFAASEVHIVGRRRWNRRGAMVTDRYQHVRHHSSIDELVEFAREEGLTIVAVDNTPGSVPLETASLPRDCMLLFGQEGPGVTDEAKEVAAMTVSIAQFGSTRSINAGVAAGIAMHAWVREHADLGRAW; this comes from the coding sequence ATGATTGGCGCAGAGGTGGGTTCACTTCCGGTCCTGGCCGAGTCGGGCGAGCCGGGCCCTACCGAGTGGGGCGAGAATACTCACGGTGTCGGTCCGTGGACGGAAGAACACGACGTACCGGTCCCGACGGATCCCCGCTACGATCCCGAACTGCTGGCCGGCGGTGACCGACGGAACGTGGTCGACGCCTACCGCTATTGGACACGTGAAGCCATCGTCGCCGACATCGACAGCCGGCGCCACCCGCTGCATGTGGCGATCGAGAACTTCGGGCACGACGCCAACATCGGCACCGTGGTGCGGACGGCCAACGCCTTCGCCGCCTCGGAGGTTCATATCGTGGGACGGCGGCGCTGGAACCGGCGCGGGGCGATGGTCACCGATCGGTACCAGCACGTCAGACATCACTCGAGCATCGACGAATTGGTCGAGTTCGCGCGTGAGGAGGGTCTCACGATCGTGGCCGTGGACAACACGCCGGGCTCCGTTCCGCTCGAAACCGCGAGCCTGCCGCGGGACTGCATGCTGCTGTTCGGTCAGGAGGGTCCCGGAGTCACCGACGAGGCGAAAGAGGTTGCAGCCATGACCGTATCGATTGCGCAGTTCGGTTCCACGAGGAGCATCAATGCGGGTGTCGCGGCAGGCATTGCCATGCATGCGTGGGTGCGCGAGCACGCCGACCTCGGTCGGGCGTGGTAG
- a CDS encoding lysoplasmalogenase — translation MTSKDDWGLEHIVFAGATVATVVGAVTGRERLQKIAKPLIAPALAARVVRRRGATDSVDAGLLLAGLTGATVGDVFMIDPDDDARLVRGASAFAVMQACYSALLLRNGARPTPAAWGPRLAGWLGAALLLRARSAGVAAPLTAYGSALATTSTLAADPSLAPGAGVVASVAVPSGDRRSWLGLGGVLFTASDGLIVVRRLFVRSERGRAVTEGLILASYAAAQLGLVEGMLALRRRNTGRRVTDTA, via the coding sequence GTGACGTCGAAGGATGACTGGGGTCTGGAGCACATCGTGTTCGCGGGGGCGACTGTGGCCACCGTGGTCGGCGCCGTGACCGGACGCGAGCGACTGCAGAAGATCGCGAAGCCTCTGATCGCTCCGGCACTGGCGGCCCGGGTCGTACGCCGGCGAGGCGCGACCGACTCCGTGGACGCGGGACTATTGCTGGCCGGGCTCACGGGCGCGACGGTCGGTGACGTCTTCATGATCGACCCGGATGACGATGCCCGCCTGGTGCGAGGTGCCTCGGCCTTCGCGGTCATGCAGGCGTGCTACTCGGCTTTGTTGCTGCGCAACGGTGCGCGTCCCACTCCGGCGGCGTGGGGTCCGCGACTGGCCGGCTGGCTCGGGGCGGCCCTGTTGCTGCGGGCTCGATCCGCCGGTGTCGCTGCGCCCCTCACTGCTTATGGATCAGCCTTGGCTACGACGTCCACACTCGCTGCCGATCCGTCCCTCGCCCCCGGCGCAGGCGTCGTTGCGAGCGTGGCGGTACCGAGCGGCGACCGGCGAAGCTGGCTCGGTCTGGGCGGAGTGCTGTTCACGGCGTCGGACGGGCTGATCGTGGTGCGGAGATTGTTCGTGCGAAGTGAGCGTGGCAGGGCTGTGACCGAAGGACTGATCCTCGCCAGTTACGCCGCCGCGCAACTGGGGCTGGTCGAGGGGATGCTCGCGCTGCGCCGTCGGAACACAGGTCGCCGGGTCACGGACACAGCATGA
- a CDS encoding DedA family protein, whose protein sequence is MVVSASGTFGPLVSAGPALVWVIVLAFVFIECAVILGLFLPGDSMLITAGIVLAGHESGAGHVWALSVGAMVAAICGNQVGYVIGHRTGNRILARKGGKYLNYANLHRVNILLERHGFWAVLIARWIPWVRTLCPLVAGAAKMNHTKYTVASSIGAVFWAPVLLLIGFYCGSFLDRVSWLMPVVLGGMVALLVIGTAVGIWHYRQEMARPPEEVEVEEVLD, encoded by the coding sequence ATGGTCGTATCGGCATCTGGCACCTTCGGGCCCCTCGTCTCCGCCGGCCCCGCGCTGGTGTGGGTCATCGTGCTGGCGTTCGTCTTCATCGAATGTGCCGTCATCCTCGGGCTCTTCCTGCCGGGTGACTCGATGCTGATCACCGCGGGCATCGTGCTCGCCGGCCACGAGTCGGGGGCCGGTCACGTGTGGGCCCTGTCGGTCGGCGCGATGGTCGCCGCGATCTGCGGAAATCAGGTGGGGTACGTCATCGGGCACCGCACCGGCAACCGCATCTTGGCGCGCAAGGGCGGCAAGTACCTCAACTACGCCAACCTCCACCGAGTGAACATCCTGTTGGAACGGCACGGGTTCTGGGCTGTGCTCATCGCCCGGTGGATCCCGTGGGTGCGTACCCTCTGCCCACTCGTTGCGGGGGCAGCGAAGATGAACCACACCAAGTACACCGTCGCCAGCAGCATCGGCGCTGTGTTCTGGGCGCCGGTGCTGCTGCTCATCGGGTTCTACTGCGGTTCCTTCCTCGACCGGGTGTCGTGGCTGATGCCGGTGGTGTTGGGCGGCATGGTCGCGCTGCTGGTGATCGGAACTGCGGTCGGCATCTGGCACTACCGCCAGGAGATGGCCCGTCCACCCGAAGAGGTGGAAGTCGAGGAAGTTCTCGACTAG
- a CDS encoding DUF4190 domain-containing protein gives MSRPLTGRGDENDPHRMTDIDGRSVDGRSVDVEQRVVTKPARTSTAAAFALAFGVAAFVCVLIVILSPVGLVLGIIGLILGILGLRASRKVGITGKGVAIAGTVLSALTIVISIAFAAGMVTVLNNDSAVERIEQELDKMRDQLPDSVEVPQP, from the coding sequence ATGAGCAGACCACTGACAGGCCGCGGCGACGAAAACGACCCGCATCGAATGACCGATATCGACGGTCGTTCCGTCGACGGTCGTTCCGTCGATGTCGAGCAACGAGTAGTCACCAAACCCGCACGTACCAGCACTGCTGCCGCATTCGCCCTCGCTTTCGGCGTTGCCGCTTTCGTTTGCGTGTTGATCGTGATCCTGTCTCCGGTCGGACTGGTGCTGGGCATCATCGGGCTGATTCTCGGCATCCTCGGACTGAGGGCGTCCCGCAAGGTGGGTATCACCGGTAAAGGCGTGGCGATTGCCGGCACTGTACTGAGCGCACTGACAATCGTTATCTCGATAGCTTTCGCGGCCGGAATGGTCACTGTGCTCAACAACGACAGTGCCGTCGAACGAATCGAGCAGGAACTCGACAAGATGCGGGACCAGTTGCCCGATAGCGTCGAGGTCCCCCAGCCGTAA
- a CDS encoding glycoside hydrolase family 76 protein, translated as MQDEWSARADAAEEAVASRHLRRLWGLPGTTLGVVAWPAVKRERLFVSWHYWWQAHLIDCAVDALERDPTPRRRRRIVKLARSHRLRNITGWTNDYYDDMAWLGIALERAQRTHLIDNRNAVQTLESQLFDAWDPDGGGLPWRKGSDFYNAPANGPAGIILARTGKLWRAQATADWIDDTLLDENTGLVIDGIHRGGEAERVIYSYCQGVVLGLETELAVRLGAPRHRGRIHRLIDAVDEHLAPGGVIRGGGGGDGGLFNGILARYLALTAVMLPWEDHDDIRAREIAAQIVLTSAEAAWENRLQIEGQPLFGADWGKQARLPGLGRNIAAFTGGTVRSSDIPERDLSVQLGGWMLMEAAHAVSAAGYPRR; from the coding sequence ATGCAGGACGAGTGGTCGGCACGCGCCGACGCCGCTGAAGAAGCGGTGGCGAGCAGGCATCTTCGCCGGCTGTGGGGCCTTCCGGGCACCACGCTGGGCGTGGTGGCCTGGCCGGCGGTCAAACGTGAACGGTTGTTCGTCAGTTGGCATTACTGGTGGCAGGCGCACCTCATCGACTGCGCCGTCGACGCACTCGAACGCGACCCCACTCCGCGTCGCCGCCGTCGGATCGTGAAACTCGCTCGCAGTCACCGCCTTCGGAACATTACGGGCTGGACCAACGATTATTACGACGACATGGCGTGGCTGGGCATCGCGCTCGAACGCGCGCAGCGCACGCACTTGATCGACAACCGGAATGCGGTGCAGACACTCGAATCCCAGCTGTTCGATGCCTGGGATCCCGACGGTGGCGGGCTGCCCTGGCGCAAGGGCTCGGATTTCTACAACGCTCCGGCCAACGGCCCGGCCGGAATCATACTGGCCCGCACAGGCAAACTGTGGCGGGCGCAGGCCACCGCGGATTGGATCGACGACACGCTGCTGGACGAGAACACCGGCCTCGTCATCGATGGGATCCATCGCGGCGGTGAGGCCGAAAGGGTCATCTATTCGTACTGCCAGGGGGTCGTCCTCGGGCTCGAAACCGAGCTGGCGGTGCGTCTCGGTGCGCCGCGGCACCGAGGCCGCATTCACCGGCTGATCGACGCCGTCGACGAGCACCTGGCTCCAGGTGGGGTCATTCGCGGCGGTGGCGGGGGAGACGGGGGTCTGTTCAACGGTATCCTCGCCCGCTATCTCGCGCTGACTGCGGTGATGTTGCCCTGGGAGGACCATGACGACATCCGCGCGCGGGAGATCGCAGCGCAGATCGTGCTCACCTCTGCAGAAGCTGCGTGGGAGAACCGCTTGCAGATCGAGGGTCAGCCCTTGTTCGGCGCCGACTGGGGCAAGCAGGCCCGGCTTCCCGGTCTCGGCAGGAATATCGCGGCGTTCACCGGGGGGACGGTGCGTTCGTCCGACATCCCCGAGCGCGACCTCTCCGTCCAGTTGGGTGGCTGGATGCTGATGGAGGCGGCGCACGCGGTGTCGGCCGCCGGGTATCCCCGGCGGTAG